From Solea senegalensis isolate Sse05_10M linkage group LG19, IFAPA_SoseM_1, whole genome shotgun sequence, the proteins below share one genomic window:
- the kcnj19a gene encoding G protein-activated inward rectifier potassium channel 1: MAALRRKFGEDYQVVNTNRATTFSAPVKKKRQRFVDKNGRCNVQHGNLGGETSRYLSDLFTTLVDLKWRWNLLIFILTYTIAWLVMASMWWVIAYIRGDLNHGHDSSYTPCVANVYNFPSAFLFFIETEATIGYGYRYITEKCPEGIILFLFQSLLGSIVDAFLIGCMFIKMSQPKKRAETLMFSQDAVISQRDGKLCLMFRVGNLRNSHMVSAQIRCKLIKSRQTPEGEFLPLDQCELDVGFGTGADQLFLVSPLTICHEINPKSPFFDLSQRSLMNEQFEIVVILEGIVETTGMTCQARTSYTEDEVLWGHRFLPVMSLEEGFFRVDYSQFHSTFEVPTPPYSVKEHEEKNSLPSPMSTPIPAITESHSARRDRVFSVDCINSSDERAGIGGRLPSKLQRMSSSGKEDLQRKVLLLSSQHSEKACSTGDLPLKLQRLSSSSPVPEAENRLQLKSLKVGFEPMTQSTGDLYQHSLQPTLSPAPVLAHRPQPSSGGRPEDNLPAKLRKMNADR, encoded by the exons ATGGCGGCACTTCGGAGAAAATTTGGCGAGGACTACCAGGTAGTCAACACAAACAGGGCGACCACTTTCTCTGCTCCGGTCAAGAAGAAACGCCAGCGCTTTGTGGACAAGAACGGTCGCTGCAACGTGCAACACGGGAACCTCGGCGGAGAGACGAGCAGGTACTTGTCTGACCTCTTCACCACTTTGGTGGACTTGAAGTGGCGATGGAACCTGCTCATCTTCATCCTAACCTACACCATCGCCTGGCTCGTCATGGCATCGATGTGGTGGGTCATCGCCTACATCAGGGGAGACTTAAACCACGGCCACGACTCGTCCTACACCCCCTGCGTGGCCAATGTTTACAACTTCCCCTCAGCTTTTCTGTTCTTCATCGAGACTGAGGCCACCATCGGCTACGGCTACCGGTACATCACAGAGAAGTGCCCCGAGGGCATCATCCTCTTCCTGTTCCAGTCGCTGCTCGGCTCCATCGTGGACGCTTTTCTCATCGGCTGCATGTTCATCAAAATGTCTCAACCTAAGAAACGCGCAGAGACGCTAATGTTCAGTCAGGACGCGGTGATTTCTCAGCGAGACGGGAAACTGTGCCTCATGTTCCGCGTGGGGAACCTGAGGAACAGCCACATGGTGTCCGCGCAGATCAGGTGCAAACTCATCAAG TCTCGTCAGACACCCGAGGGCGAGTTCCTGCCTCTGGACCAGTGCGAGTTGGATGTGGGTTTTGGGACCGGTGCTGACCAGCTCTTTCTCGTGTCCCCTCTCACCATCTGCCATGAAATCAACCCCAAGAGCCCATTTTTTGACCTTTCCCAGCGCTCTCTTATGAACGAACAGTTTGAGATTGTGGTTATCCTTGAGGGCATCGTGGAGACGACTG GTATGACTTGTCAGGCACGGACATCATATACAGAGGATGAGGTTTTATGGGGCCATCGCTTCCTGCCAGTGATGTCCCTTGAGGAGGGATTCTTCAGGGTAGACTACTCTCAGTTCCACAGCACCTTTGAGGTACCAACACCACCATACAGCGTCAAGGAACATGAGGAAAAGAATTCTCTGCCCTCGCCAATGTCTACCCCCATTCCTGCAATCACTGAAAGCCACAGTGCACGGCGTGACCGGGTGTTTTCTGTAGATTGCATTAACAGTTCAGACGAAAGGGCAGGGATTGGAGGGCGACTGCCCAGCAAGCTGCAGAGGATGAGTTCTTCTGGGAAGGAGGACCTGCAGAGGAAGGTGCTTCTGCTCAGTTCTCAGCACTCTGAGAAGGCTTGCAGCACAGGAGACTTGCCCCTGAAGCTGCAGCGTCTCAGCTCCTCCTCACCGGTGCCCGAGGCAGAAAATCGGCTGCAACTCAAGTCCCTCAAGGTGGGCTTTGAACCCATGACCCAGTCTACCGGAGACCTGTACCAGCACAGCCTTCAACCCACACTGTCCCCCGCTCCAGTCCTTGCGCACAGACCCCAGCCCTCCAGTGGAGGGAGGCCGGAAGACAACCTGCCAGCGAAGCTGCGGAAGATGAACGCTGACCGCTGA
- the znf281a gene encoding zinc finger protein 281, with the protein MNIIQDKIGNEFLRSNGGMDSNFGSGMIMFSHLPPVTSFTRLAAHSVMQDLPPHEMILKKERDSPDCSTGTQGGGHAGLGDYVHSMGIKQEKLSEHDYRLPLYPGGLGKSTELLDVSNNQNLQVHDLNMGNLPTQLGKEPSGRKGRRSNGEGQEGKPRKKRSEAKQSMMLDADGGSLSPGTKPHICEHCAASFRSSYHLRRHVLIHTGERPFRCSQCNMSFIQKYLLQRHEKIHSGEKPFSCDQCNMRFIQKYHMERHKRTHSGEKPYRCETCQQYFSRTDRLLKHKRTCGEAIRKGLVPGMMDLGCVDMGHGSYGITQGSVGGTGRKRGKSKNCGEGGERKKKKGDAGGERVPHIHGSASGGYSIHDYSMENQTVSSTTEPGPSMQQSHQGRAPKMAFKKANRKNQAKSLPMEQSVGMDGLGLMQSNGAKVGTSSNYDDAMQFLKKRRYLHAANNANPSGPVIAGGVSGEYDVSVAHLSSQPSVAQGVISSVMDSDAPLCLDKSGIPDEVLQSLLDHYTHKPDGSHHDVHFDISDQHVDLNPANGPDIGHGTDPSSPSGDKTVMMHEYSRFLLQALERTSHTTSFPLGPASPAPGPFTSSHPGNPVYADKNIYTTSPLECGFGQSVASPSLPSSVPKSHFAMLTGTSPQHSFHLSSLEPATHQQLTPSQELTEQMEKHHSSTPPSSYQISPSDLSSQKDQAPVKNGTVVFPLAPSQDLAPLDSSKSSYQIENFAQAFGSQFKSDGRSLSYGTDSSVEGDHRIRTPVSEFSGFTSLLSDVNEPVSTGSKTPTSQSYR; encoded by the exons ATGAACATCATTCAAGACAAAATAGGCAATGAATTCCTACGCTCCAATGGGGGTATGGACTCCAATTTTGGCTCGGGCATGATTATGTTCAGCCACTTACCACCGGTGACCAGCTTCACCCGGCTGGCTGCCCACTCCGTCATGCAGGACCTTCCACCACATGAAATGATCCTGAAGAAGGAGCGTGACTCACCTGACTGCAGCACAGGCACCCAGGGTGGTGGCCATGCAGGGTTGGGTGACTATGTTCACTCTATGGGTATCAAGCAGGAGAAGCTGTCAGAGCATGATTATCGTCTGCCCCTCTATCCTGGAGGCCTGGGGAAGAgcacagagctgctggatgtcagCAACAACCAGAACCTGCAGGTGCATGACCTCAACATGGGCAAT CTGCCGACTCAGTTAGGAAAGGAGCCCTCTGGGAGAAAAGGTCGAAGGTCAAATGGTGAAGGACAGGAGGGCAAaccaagaaagaaaagaagcgaGGCAAAG CAATCAATGATGCTGGATGCAGATGGAGGCAGCCTGTCGCCGGGAACCAAACCTCACATCTGTGAGCACTGCGCTGCATCGTTCAGAAGTTCCTACCACCTACGCAGACATGTCCTCATTCACACAG GTGAAAGACCCTTCAGGTGCAGTCAGTGCAACATGAGTTTCATTCAGAAGTATCTTCTCCAGCGACATGAGAAAATTCACAGTG gagagAAGCCATTTAGCTGTGACCAGTGTAACATGCGGTTCATTCAGAAGTACCACATGGAGAGGCACAAGAGGACGCACAGCGGAGAGAAGCCGTACAGGTGTGAGACCTGCCAACAG TATTTTTCTAGGACAGACCGACTGCTCAAGCACAAGCGAACCTGTGGAGAAGCCATAAGGAAGGGGCTGGTTCCCGGGATGATGGATCTGGGTTGTGTTGACATGGGGCATGGCAGCTATGGAATCACTCAGGGAAGTGTTGGGGGTACTGGCAGAAAGAGGGGCAAGTCCAAAAATtgtggagagggaggggagcgCAAAAAGAAGAAGGGGGACGCAGGAGGGGAGAGGGTACCTCACATTCATGGTTCTGCATCAGGAGGTTACAGCATCCATGATTACTCCATGGAGAACCAAACTGTGTCTTCCACTACTGAGCCAGGACCCAGCATGCAGCAGAGCCATCAGGGCCGGGCTCCAAAAATGGCATTCAAGAAGGCCAATCGCAAAAACCAGGCCAAATCGTTACCGATGGAGCAGAGTGTGGGCATGGACGGACTTGGCCTCATGCAGAGTAACGGAGCCAAAGTTGGCACCAGCAGCAACTACGATGACGCCATGCAGTTTCTGAAGAAGAGACGCTACCTTCATGCAGCAAACAATGCAAACCCATCGGGGCCTGTGATAGCTGGAGGAGTCAGCGGTGAGTATGACGTCAGTGTTGCTCACTTGTCGTCCCAGCCGTCTGTCGCACAGGGTGTCATTTCCAGTGTGATGGACAGTGACGCTCCTCTGTGTCTCGACAAGTCAGGGATTCCTGATGAGGTTTTGCAGAGCCTCCTTGACCACTATACCCACAAACCTGATGGCTCTCACCACGATGTTCACTTTGACATCAGTGACCAGCATGTGGATCTGAACCCTGCCAATGGTCCTGACATTGGCCACGGCACAGATCCCTCCAGCCCGTCTGGAGACAAAACTGTGATGATGCATGAGTACTCCCGCTTCCTGCTGCAGGCTTTGGAGCGCACAAGTCACACCACCAGCTTCCCCCTGGGCCCTGCGTCTCCTGCCCCAGGACCGTTCACCAGTTCCCACCCAGGGAACCCTGTCTACGCTGATAAAAACATCTACACTACGTCCCCACTTGAGTGTGGGTTCGGCCAGTCAGTGGCCTCGCCTTCGTTGCCCTCATCTGTGCCAAAATCTCACTTTGCAATGCTAACGGGCACCTCACCACAGCACAGCTTCCACCTGAGCAGCCTGGAGCCCGCCACACACCAGCAGCTCACCCCATCTCAGGAGCTCACTGAGCAGATGGAGAAGCATCACTCCTCCACTCCCCCCTCCTCTTACCAGATCAGCCCATCTGACCTGAGCAGCCAGAAGGACCAAGCACCGGTCAAAAATGGCACAGTAGTCTTCCCTCTGGCCCCCTCTCAGGATCTGGCCCCTCTGGACTCGTCCAAGTCTTCCTACCAGATAGAAAACTTTGCCCAGGCCTTTGGCTCCCAGTTCAAGTCAGATGGCCGCAGCTTGTCTTATGGCACTGACTCTAGCGTGGAGGGGGATCACAGGATACGTACGCCTGTGTCTGAATTCTCAGGGTTTACTAGTTTGTTATCCGATGTCAATGAGCCAGTTAGCACAGGTTCCAAAACTCCAACAAGCCAAAGCTACAGATGA